The following coding sequences lie in one Cannabis sativa cultivar Pink pepper isolate KNU-18-1 chromosome 5, ASM2916894v1, whole genome shotgun sequence genomic window:
- the LOC133037974 gene encoding uncharacterized protein LOC133037974, translating into MFEYGSTLDLIRYVVSNSLFIFCFCNLIIVIILMGSNKTRGERERCSKSVVKKQGRNGNERRYKESKTSVGISEGMIYAQKEEDENDRTNDGENDKKEKGKSKDEDELRKRVEEFIKKVNKEWKTEMLRT; encoded by the coding sequence ATGTTTGAATACGGTTCCACACTGGACTTGATTCGGTATGTTGTTTCAAACTCTCTATTCATCTTCTGTTTTTGCAACTTGATCATAGTGATCATCCTTATGGGCTCAAATAAAACTAGAGGAGAAAGAGAGAGGTGCTCCAAATCAGTGGTCAAGAAACAAGGTAGAAATGGAAATGAAAGAAGGTACAAGGAGAGCAAGACTAGTGTGGGAATCAGTGAAGGGATGATATATGCTCAGAAAGAAGAGGATGAAAACGACAGAACCAATGATGGGGAAAACGACaaaaaggaaaaaggaaaaagtaaGGATGAGGATGAACTGAGGAAAAGAGTGGAAGAGTTCATTAAAAAAGTGAACAAAGAATGGAAGACAGAGATGTTGAGAACATGA
- the LOC115716834 gene encoding uncharacterized protein LOC115716834 has translation MLDVTLDLISQTASSSLFAFCFCNLIIVIILLGSKPVNSAHDQKQSDHAPPLSVVSIPKTVTHDDEAVKHNGLGMEERDVLEVVCQHVSNLQKELGAEEKFHDHLDDGNHDDHDQDHHDDELRKRVEDFIQKVNREWKEELIRTSQ, from the coding sequence ATGTTGGATGTAACATTGGATTTGATCAGTCAAACTGCTTCAAGCTCTCTATTTGCCTTCTGTTTTTGCAATTTGATCATAGTGATCATCCTTTTGGGGTCAAAACCAGTTAACTCTGCTCATGACCAAAAGCAAAGTGACCATGCACCTCCTCTTTCAGTGGTCTCCATCCCCAAAACAGTCACACATGACGATGAGGCTGTAAAACACAATGGTCTCGGCATGGAGGAGAGGGATGTATTAGAGGTGGTTTGCCAACATGTCTCAAATCTGCAGAAAGAACTCGGTGCTGAAGAAAAGTTTCATGATCATCTCGATGATGGTAATCATGATGATCATGATCAAGATCATCATGATGATGAGTTGAGGAAAAGAGTGGAAGACTTTATTCAGAAGGTAAACAGAGAATGGAAAGAAGAACTGATAAGAACTTCCCAATGA